A region of Tissierellales bacterium DNA encodes the following proteins:
- the rpmA gene encoding 50S ribosomal protein L27: MIKVNLQLFAHKKGVGSTKNGRDSESKRLGAKRADGQFVKSGNILYRQRGTKIHPGTNVGRGGDDTLFATADGIVRFERMGKNKKRVSVYPNEAM; encoded by the coding sequence ATGATTAAAGTAAACTTACAATTATTCGCACATAAGAAAGGTGTTGGTAGTACTAAAAACGGTCGTGACAGTGAGTCAAAACGTTTAGGTGCTAAGAGAGCTGACGGACAATTCGTTAAGAGCGGAAACATCCTTTACAGACAAAGAGGAACTAAGATTCATCCAGGAACAAATGTAGGTCGCGGTGGTGACGATACATTGTTTGCTACAGCTGATGGAATCGTTAGATTCGAAAGAATGGGTAAAAACAAAAAGCGAGTAAGCGTATATCCTAACGAAGCAATGTAA
- a CDS encoding ribosomal-processing cysteine protease Prp yields MVRVELLKHDHQVFGYEVSGHAGYAESGQDIVCSAVSILAYTGINTLLDRYECSITYEIDEGYILLKLEQETLENCKEASVVLETIAVGFESILESYPEYITLKSREV; encoded by the coding sequence ATGGTTCGAGTCGAATTATTAAAACATGATCATCAAGTCTTCGGGTATGAAGTTAGCGGACATGCTGGCTATGCAGAATCCGGACAAGACATAGTTTGTTCGGCTGTATCAATATTAGCTTATACTGGTATTAATACTTTGTTAGACAGGTATGAGTGTTCTATTACTTACGAGATTGATGAAGGTTATATTCTGTTAAAATTAGAACAAGAGACTTTAGAGAATTGCAAAGAAGCATCTGTCGTACTTGAGACGATAGCTGTTGGATTTGAAAGTATTCTCGAAAGTTATCCAGAATATATAACTCTCAAGAGCAGGGAGGTGTAA
- the rplU gene encoding 50S ribosomal protein L21 translates to MYAIIETGGKQYRVQEGDQLFVEKLDVIEGENFKFDKVLLVSENGDVKVGKPYVDGANVDATVEKHGKGKKVIVFKYRAKKDYRKKQGHRQPYTKVVINKING, encoded by the coding sequence ATGTACGCAATTATTGAAACAGGTGGAAAGCAATACAGAGTTCAAGAGGGCGATCAATTATTCGTTGAAAAATTGGACGTAATCGAAGGTGAAAACTTTAAATTTGACAAAGTATTGTTAGTTTCTGAAAACGGAGACGTTAAAGTTGGTAAGCCATATGTAGATGGCGCTAATGTAGATGCAACTGTAGAAAAACACGGTAAAGGCAAAAAAGTTATCGTATTTAAATACAGAGCTAAGAAAGACTACAGAAAGAAACAAGGACATCGTCAACCTTATACAAAAGTAGTGATCAACAAGATCAACGGTTAG
- a CDS encoding ribonuclease E/G, producing the protein MNTIFIEKGLLEYRLMILEGNRLCNYQIIGNETPMVGDIFKGRVEAILPEIDAAFVDIGLGKNAFLRMDDIPNGTSLKRGQILQVQVLKEAIGDKGPRVSMYSEIRDLKMVLINNGTGQINISKKINDTKIRKKLKEKMQKYDITGYDIILRTGVDKCTGDEFDGQIEFLKNEFSRINENMTKGYEPCLIRRSKEYFWDIIKNYESEKVESILIEDRELYDEFCRWNLRINYCNPQLIKYYEGQEFLSSRYAINQQIEELLDVSVKLKNGGELVIEKTEAMTVIDVNTKSQIKTNKSDNKLKFEVNEEAAVESIRQIILRNLSGMILIDFMKMSDSEKNKLSKLIKSELKKDCLRSNFWGFTKLGLAEISRQRNYNPLEKQYKMRCAACQRESSHHSIRRLMIGIENEYRKYFKSTNTSCVLLRMAPKYEKCKVELNRIICDIEKKYDIKTELVFDFDEIKPYFQVKTKKFAKKY; encoded by the coding sequence ATGAATACTATATTTATTGAAAAAGGATTGCTTGAATATCGATTGATGATATTAGAAGGAAATAGGCTGTGCAATTATCAAATTATAGGAAATGAAACACCTATGGTAGGAGATATATTTAAAGGCAGAGTAGAAGCTATTCTTCCTGAAATAGATGCGGCGTTTGTTGATATTGGACTAGGTAAAAATGCATTCTTGAGAATGGATGATATTCCAAATGGTACGAGTTTAAAACGTGGACAGATATTGCAAGTGCAGGTGCTCAAAGAGGCTATAGGAGATAAAGGTCCGCGAGTTAGCATGTATAGTGAAATAAGAGATTTGAAAATGGTTTTGATTAACAATGGAACTGGACAAATTAATATATCTAAAAAAATAAATGATACTAAAATAAGAAAAAAGCTCAAAGAAAAAATGCAAAAGTATGATATCACTGGATATGATATCATACTTAGAACTGGCGTTGATAAATGTACGGGTGATGAGTTCGATGGGCAGATAGAGTTTTTGAAAAACGAATTTAGCAGAATAAATGAAAACATGACTAAAGGTTATGAACCATGTTTGATAAGACGTTCGAAGGAATATTTTTGGGATATAATAAAAAATTATGAATCAGAAAAAGTAGAATCGATTTTAATTGAAGATCGGGAATTATATGATGAGTTTTGTAGGTGGAATTTGAGAATAAATTATTGCAATCCACAATTAATAAAATACTATGAAGGTCAAGAATTTCTGAGTTCTAGATATGCTATAAATCAGCAAATAGAGGAGCTACTAGATGTTAGTGTAAAGCTAAAAAATGGTGGCGAATTGGTCATTGAAAAAACCGAGGCGATGACTGTTATAGATGTAAATACAAAGAGTCAGATTAAAACCAATAAGTCAGATAATAAGCTCAAATTTGAAGTAAATGAAGAGGCTGCAGTAGAGAGTATTAGACAAATTATTCTCAGAAATTTATCAGGGATGATTCTGATAGACTTTATGAAAATGAGTGACTCTGAAAAAAATAAATTAAGTAAATTAATTAAGTCAGAGCTGAAAAAAGATTGTTTGCGATCTAATTTTTGGGGATTTACTAAGCTAGGGCTTGCTGAAATTTCAAGGCAGCGGAATTATAATCCATTAGAGAAACAATATAAAATGAGATGTGCTGCCTGCCAGAGAGAAAGTAGTCATCATAGTATAAGAAGATTAATGATAGGTATAGAGAATGAATATAGGAAGTATTTTAAATCTACAAATACAAGTTGTGTTTTGCTAAGAATGGCACCTAAATATGAAAAATGTAAAGTAGAATTAAATAGAATAATATGTGATATTGAAAAAAAATATGACATAAAAACAGAGTTGGTATTCGATTTTGATGAAATAAAGCCATATTTTCAAGTAAAAACAAAGAAATTTGCTAAAAAGTATTGA